Within Microterricola gilva, the genomic segment GACCGGGCAGGTGGTCATATCGGCGCTCGTGCCGGCGCTGTGTGCGCCGGAGCTGCATGAGTTGACGGGTGCCTCACAGTCGTTGGTCATGTCAGGTGATTCCTTTCGTTGGTTCTCGTGGGTTGGTTCTCATGGGTGGTGCGAACTGACGCTCAGTGCCCGGAGCGTGGTGCATTCCCGGCATCCGCCGGCACCGCGCTGCTGGCCGCGTCGAGCACGAACTCGGCGGTGTGAACTGCCCCGTCGACTTTGAAGTCCAGGTACAGGAGGTATCGGCCTGCCGTTGGCGCATCCGCGGCGAACACGATCGTCGGACCGGCCGTCTCATCGACCGCTGGGTCATCGCCATCGGCGTGCACGTGCAAGAAGGCGAGGTCACCCTCGCGCAACGCGACCAGGTGCCCGAAGGCCCCCAGGTAGGGCTCCAGCTGACGGACCGGTTCTCCGTCCCGGGCGACGGAGATCGTGAGCTCGCTCGACGAGCCCGCCATCAGCTCGCCGGCGACGGAGACCGTGAAGCCGTCGACGAGGTGGGTCCGCGTCGGCTGCGGCGTCATGGCGGTGAACGGCCCCGACACGTGCACAGTACTCGTGAGCGTGAGCGCGGATGCATCGGCGCCAGCCGGCGTGAAGTCTGTGAAGACGCGGTAGCTCCCGGCATCCGCCCATTCCCATGGGATGGACCAGGTTCCGGTGGAGCTCTCGAGCACCGGGTGGACGTGACGGAACTGGCTTCCATCCGCCCGCACGACAATGAGGTGCAGGTCACGCTCGTGTGAGTTCGTGTACTCGGTCACGGGAGCTCCATGCGAATCGTAGATCTGGAAGCTCAGTATCCCGGACTCACCAACGGAGCGTGGCGCCGATACCGGCGACAGCAGATACCCGCCACTCTCCGAGGCGAGGCCCCTCACTGCGCTCGCCGCCGCGGTCGCCGGAGCGGTGCCAGCGGAGCTGTGGCCCTCATCATGACCGTTCATCTCTGTTCCTTTCTCCCACCCCGCTACTGCGCCGTCGGGCACGATTGCCCCAGCGATGCCGAACGCGCCGCCGAAGACGACCACGAGCCCGAGCCCATAGAGGGCAAGCCGTGCGCCGGTGTTCATGCCGCCCACGCCGCAGGGCGCGGCGCTCCCGCGCATGGCTCGCAGGTCGTCCCAGTCAACAGATTCTCGTCCGCGTTCATCGCCAACACCTTCCACCGATGAATACCCCCTGTGGGTATCCAAGCGATTTCACGGTATACCCCACTGGGGTATACCGCAAGTTTGCCGAAAGTCGCGTGGCCCTCGCCGGCCGAGCGGCGGATGTCACGTTTGACAGCAATACCCCCCAGGGGTATACGCTGAGCCCCGCCCGGGTATCTCCGGCTGCGTTCTCAGGAGGAAATCACATGTCTATCCATCCGCCACTCTCGCCCGCGAAGCGGTGGCTCGGCCTAGCGCTGATCGCTACGGCACAGTTCGTCGTCATCATGGACACCTCGATCATCGGCGTTGCCCTCCCCGACATCCAGCGCGATCTCGGCTTCACGCCTGAGTCGCTCTCGTGGGTGTTCAACGCTTACGTTGTCGCCTTCGGCGGTCTGCTCCTGCTGGGTGGGCGGTTGTCGGACGCGTTCGGCGCCCGCAAGATCTTCGCGCTGGGCTGGATCATCCTGATCGCCGGATCACTGTTGGCCGGAGCCGCGGACAGCGTCGGCCTCGAGCTCACCGGGCGCGCGGTTCAAGGCGCAGGTTCCGCGCTGATCGCTCCGGCGGCGCTGACCCTGCTGATGTTGATGTTCGGAGGCACATCCGACCTCCCCAAGGCCTTCGCCGTCTACGGCGCGGCCGCCCCCATCGGCGGAACGGCCGGGGTGTTCCTGGGCGGTGTGCTGACCGAGTACGCGAGTTGGCCGTGGGTGTTCTACGTGACCATTCCGATCGCCGTGATCGTGCTCGCCTTCACGGCGACAGCGCTCCCCCGGACCGTCCGCAACGCGTCCGGCTCGATCGACATCGGCGGTGCCGTCACGGTGACCGTCGGGCTCGCCGCCATCGTCTACGGGGTCGTCAACGCTCCAGAGGTCGGATGGCTCACGATGCAGACGCTCAGCGTGCTGGCCGCCGGAATCGTTCTGCTTGGGCTCTTCTTCCTCATCCAGGCACGGAGCCGCAACCCCCTGCTGCGCCTCGGCATGCTGCGGGAACCGCAGCTCGGAGCCGCCAACGGCGCGCAGCTCCTGCTCGGCGGTGCCTGGGTGTCGATGTGGTTCTTCCTGAACCTCTACCTGCAGCAGGTGCTCGGCGCGAGCGCCTTTGCCGCCGGCGCCGCGCTCCTCCCGATGACCGGTCTCGTGGTTCTCGTCATGATCGCACTGGCGCCGCGGCTGCAGGCGAGATTCGGCGCGAAGTCGCTGATCGTCTCCGGCCTGCTCGTGCTGTCGGCCGGGCTCGGCTGGCTGTCTCTCATTCGCCCCGACGGCAGCTACCTGGTCGACGTGCTGCCCGCATCGCTCCTGGCTGCGCTCGGGATGTCGCTCGCCTTCGTCCCCTCTCTCGGCACCGCCATCAACGCGGCGCCGCCCGCCGAGACCGGAGTCGCCTCTGGGCTCGTGAGCACCAGCTACCAGATCGGATCCGCTCTCGGCCTCGCGCTGCTCACGGCAATCGTCTACGGCATCTCCGGCGCCGATGCGTCGCCCGTCGAGCTGACCGCCGGGTACTCCGCGGCGTTCGTCGGCGCGGCAATCCTCGCCCTGGCCGGTGCGCTGATCACGGCCGTCGCAATGACGAAACCACCGGTGCCGGCAACCACACCGCAGGAGTCGATCTCGGCGTAGCCGGCTGCACGGTCGATGAATCGGCGAGCCGCACGGCCGCCGGCTCATCGACCGCCACCGCTCATGCGCCGCCGTCGGGCTCAGCGGCGCCGGCCGAGTGACATCCGGAGCACGGCGGCGCATACTGGCCGCATGGGCACAGTCACGATCTCGTTCGAAATGACGCTCGACGGGGTGTTCGACCACATGGAGCAGTGGTTCGACCCGGACGATCCGGGCGTGCAGCGCGCCTCCGATGAACTCGTGTTCGGCGCGGACGCCGTGCTCCTCGGCCGGGAGAGTTACGAGTTCTTCCGCGAGTACTGGCCGGCGCAGAGCGACGACCGGGGGTTCGCCGCACACTACAACGCCCTCCCCAAGTACGTCGCATCCCGCACGCTGTCCGGTCCGCTCGATTGGAATGCGACGCTGATCGAGGGAGACGTTGCGGAGGCTGTGCGGGGGCTCCGCGACCGCCACGACTCGATCATCTCGCACGGCTACGGTGAGCTGGCCGCCGCGCTCATGGACGCCGGCCTGGTCGATGCGATCCACGTCGGCATCCACCCGTTCATGGTCGGCGACGCCGAGATCCGGCTGCGCACACCGCATCTCGTCGGCCTCCACCTCCTCGGCGTGCAGAGATATGAGTCGGGCGTGATCGCGGCCAGATACGCGCCGATCCGATGATCGGCGGCGACGGCATCCGGCCGCACGATGGCGCGGGCAGGGGGCATGGATGAGGCCCATCCCGTTCGAGGCCCACGAATCCGGTGCCCTCCTCCACGGCACCAAGGCGGTGCTGCACAGCGGCGACATGCTGGAGCCCGGCCGGCGATCGAACTACGGGGAGGGCCGCACCGCCAACCACATCTATGTGACGAAGACGCTCGATGCGGCGGCGTGGGGCGCCGAACTCGCCGCAGGCGATGGGCGCGGCCACATCTACCTGGTCGAGCCGACCGGTCCGATCGAAGACGATCCCAACGTCACCGACAAGCGGTTCTCCGGAAACCCGACCATGTCATATCGGACCGGGCATCCCGTACGGGTCGTTGGCGAGCTGCTTGAGTGGGAGGGTCACTCGGCCGAACAGATCCAGGCCATGCGGCACTCTCTGGACGAGCTCGCACGGCAGGGGCTCGACGTCATCGACGACTGATGAGGCTGTCCGTTCCGACATTCACGGATGACAGGATGTCTGCCGTCTCGATGATCAGGCTCTGCATGGCGTGGGCGGCGCGCGTCAGTGCGACGTCGTTGCGATGGGCGAGACTGATGGAGCGGGCGAGCCGCGGCGCGGTGAGCCGGACCGAGCGGAGCCCCGGGCGGTCCACCATCACCATGGCCGGCACGACGGCGACCCCCAGCCCGCGCTCGACGCAGCGCAGCACCGCATCCATCTCGGCACCCTCGAGCACGATGTGTGGGACGAGCCCGGCGGCCTGGAACGCCTGCATGGTCGTTGCCCGCAGCTCGTAGCTCTCATGGAAGGTGAGCTGGGGCAGCTCGGCCAGCTGGGCGAGCGAGAGCGACTCGACACCGTCGAGGAGATCGCTCGAGGCTGAGGCGACGACAACGAGCTCCTCGCTGAGCAGCGGGACTCTCCTGAGGCTGGCCGTCGGCGCCGCTCCGTCCTCAGCGGTCGTGATCAACGCGAGGTCGAGCGTTCCGCCAGCCAACTCGTCCAACAGCCCACGCGAACCGCTCTCGGTGAGGTGCAACTCGATTCCGGGGTGAGCGGCGTGGAACGCCGTCAGGACCTCTGCAACCAGGCTGATGCAGAGCGTCGGCGTCGCGCCGAGACGGACTCTCCCCGTGCGCAGGCCCGCCAGCTCCTGCATCTCGAACCGCACGGTCTCGGCGTCCGCGAGCATGCGCATGGCGAGCGGCAGCAGTGACTCTCCGGCAGCGGTGAGGGTGATGTTGCCCCGCGCGCGGTGGAACAGCGTGGCGCCGAGATCGGATTCGAGAGCCGAGATCTGCCGGCTGAGGGACGGCTGCGCCAAATGCAACTGCGCGGCTGCGCGCGTGAAGTGGCCGCTTCGGGCGACCTCGACGAAACTGCGGAGCTGTTCCAGATTCATATCTATAGCGTAGGCGCATCGACATCACTCGGATGATGCATTGGACTAATCGTGGAGCTGTTCCTAGCGTGGAGGAATGAGCACTTCGCGAGCACTTGAGAAGCAGATTTCCACGACCGTCCTCGTCATCGGCACCGGTGGCTCAGGGTTGCGGGCAGCCATCGAACTCTCCGAGATGGGCGTCGATGTGCTCGCGGTGGGAAAGAGACCGCGCAACGACGCACACACCTCCCTCGCCGCGGGCGGCATCAACGCGGCGCTGGGAACCATGGACGAGCGCGACAGTTGGCAGCAGCACGCGGCCGACACGATCAAGGAGAGTTACTTCCTGGCCAATCCCCACACCGTGGAGATCGTCGCCCGCGGTGCGGCCCAGGGCATCCACGATCTCGAACGCTACGGAATGGACTTCGCCCGCGAGGCGGACGGGCGCATCTCACAGCGCTTCTTCGGCGCACACACCTTTCGCCGCACCGCATTCGCCGGCGACTACACCGGTCTGGAGATCCAGCGGAGCCTGGTCGGGCGTGCCAGGCAGCTGAACGTGCCGATCCTCGACGAGGTTTACATCACCCGCCTGCTGGTGAAGGACAACCAGGTCTTCGGCGCGTACGGCTTCGACCTCAACAGCGGAACCCGGTACCTGATTCATGCGGATGCCGTTGTGCTGGCGGCCGGCGGCCACAACCGCATCTGGCGGCGCACCTCGTCCCGTCGCGACGAGAACACGGGAGACTCCTTCCGCCTGGCCGTGGACGCCGGTGCCCGCCTGCGCGACCCCGAGCTCGTGCAGTTCCACCCGTCCGGCATCATCGAGCCGGAGAACGCCGCCGGCACCCTCATCTCCGAGGCCGCGCGCGGCGAGGGCGGGGTGCTGCGCAACAACCTCGGTGAGCGCTTCATGGAGCGCTACGACCCGGTGCGCAAGGAGCTCTCCACGCGCGACCGGGTGGCGCTCGCCGCGTACACCGAGATCAAGGAAGGTCGCGGCACCCCGAACGGCGGCATCTGGCTCGACGTCTCGCACCTGCCGCGCGAGGTCATCATGGATCGGCTGCCGCGCGTCTACCAGACCATGATGGAGGCGCAGATGCTCGACATCACCACCGAGCCGATCGAGATCGCGCCGACCGCGCACTACTCGATGGGCGGCGTCTGGGTGCGTCCAGACGATCACAGCACGGATGTCGATGGCCTCTACGCCATCGGCGAGGCATCCAGCGGACTGCACGGCGCCAATCGCCTCGGCGGCAACTCGCTGATCGAGCTGATGGTGTTCGGCCGCATCGTTGCCCACGCGGCGGCCGCGTACTCGGCATCGCTCGATGCGCAGCCGCGTTCGGCGGAAGCGCTGGAGCACGCGCGGGCGGAGATCGACGAGCTCCTCGCCGCCGACGGTCACGAGAATGTGCGCGCGCTGCAGCGCGCCATCCGCAACATGATGACCGAGCATGCCGGAGTCGTGCGCGACGAAGACGGGCTGATGGCCGGCCTGGCGAAGCTCGACGCGATCGAGGAGCGGATGCTCCACGTCGGCATCCACCCCGACATCGCCGGCTACCACGACCTCGCCCATGCCTTCGATCTCAAGGCCTCGGCCCTGGCCGCCCGCGCAACGCTGGAGACGGCCGTCGAACGCCGCGAGACGCGCGGATGCCACAACCGCAGCGACTTCCCCGAGCTCGATCCGGCGCTCCAGGTGAACCTCGTCTGGTCACCGAGCGCCGGCATTGTTCGCGAACAGATCCCCGAGATCCCGGAGGAGATCGCCGAGCTGATCACCGAGGTGTCCTCGCTCGGCAAGCTCGTCGAGTAGTCGCGCCGGCGGCACCCCGGTCGGCGCGGTCCCGGCACGGCCAACCACGAGCGCGCCGCCCGGCTCAGGGCGGCGCGCTCGCCGGTGGTTACTGCGTCACGAAGCCGACGATCAGGTACAGCACGAACGACAGGCCGGCTGCGATGCCCGCGTACGGCAGAATCGCGCTCATCAACGTGAGCGGCTTGATGCCCGTTGAGCGCGACGCCAGGATGATGCCGTCACCGTAGAGGCAGGTCGTGGAGCCGAGCGCCGCCCCGGAGAACACCGCGGCAGCGGCGATGATCGGGTCGACGTCCATCGCGAAGGCGAGCGGGATGACGATCGGTGTGATCACGGCGGCCAGATCCCAGAACGAGCCCGTCGCGTAGGCGTAGATGCCGCAGACGAGGAACACGACGGCGGGGAGCAGCGCACCGCTCATGTAGGGCTGCGTCGAGGCGATCACGAAATCGGCCAGCGTGAGGTCGATGTTCATGTGCTGCACCATGAAGGCGAGCGCGGTGAGCACGATGACGAACATCATGCTCCCCACCCCGGCGAATGCGGCGTCGAAGACATCGCGGACGCGCATCCGTCGCTGCGCGACGTACAGGATGATCGCGACGATCAGCGCGGCCACGGTGCCCTTGAGCACATCGACCTCGGTGAGAATCGTGACCGCGATCATGACGAGGATCGGCACGAGGAAGTTGTACGGACGCGGCTTGGCGATGCTCGGCGCGCGCGTCGCCACGGCCACCGGGGAGGCCACGGCGAGCGTGCCACCATCACCCTGGATGCCGATCTCGGCAACCTCGATCTGCGCCGGCAGGCCGCCCTCGGCCTCACGCTCCTCATCCGTCGTGCCGAGCGGGAACACGTCGCCGGTCTCGTCGGCGCGCCGGATGTCCTTCTTCAGCGAGCCGAGCTTCGGGAAGACACCGAGGGAGAGCAGGATCGCGATGGCGAGCGCGATCCAGCCGAAGAAGATGTACGGGATGGCCTGCAGGTAGGCACCGAAGCCCGAACCGTCGACGGTCACACCCTGCGCCTCGAGGAGGCCGGAGAAGAACAGCGCCCAGGTCGAGAACGGCACGATGACGGCGATCGGGGCCGCGGTGAGCTTCATGATCGTGCCGAGCTGGCTGCGCGGAACCCGGTAGCGGTCGGTCACGCCCTTCATCGAGGTGCCGACGGTGAGCACGTTCAGGTAGTCGTCGACGAACAGCACGACCGAGAGCACGAAGGAGAGCACCAGCGACTTGCGCCGGGAGTTCACGAATCGCTCGGTCCAGGCCGCGAACTCACTGACCGCGCCAGAGCGCTCGAACAGCGTGATCAGGATGCCGAAGAGCACGACGACCAGCACGAGCCACTGCAGCGTCGCATCGGCCATCGCCGTGCCAAGGTATTCGACCCACGAATCGAAGAAGGCCCAGCCGCCCAGCAGCACGGCACCGACGATGGTTCCGCAGAGCATGGCGAACAGGGTGCGGCGCGTCGCGACGGCGACGACCAGGATTGTGACGACGGGAAGGAGCGCCCAAGCGCCTACGTCTTGCATGTTGTCCTCAGGGGATGAAGGGGAATCCCGGCCCGACGGGCGCGGAAGGTTCGCGTGCGCGGCGCTCCGGGGTCAGGAGTTCGCAGCCTCGTACACGGGATTTCCGTCCATGACCGTCGTGCGGATGGGCAGGTGGAGCAGTTCGTCGGCCCCGACGTCGAGAGGGTTGTCCTCCCAGACGACGAAGTCGGCGCGGAAACCGGGGGCGATGACCCCGAGATCGCGGTCGCCCTGGGCCTCGGCGGCCCAGCGCGTGTATCCGAGCAGGGCCTCGAGGGGGGTGAGAACCTGGCCGGGATCGAAGACGGGGGCATCGGGGTTGCCCGGTTCGCGCCGCAGACGCGCCCAGGCCATGCCGATGCGGGAGTCGAGTTGCGCGACCGGCCAGTCGGAGCCGAGCGCGATCGGGGCGGCGGCGTCGATCATGTCGCGCACCCGCCAGCCGCGTGACGCGCGTTCCGGCCCGAGTCGGGCCGCCCAGAAGTCGCTGGCGTCGGCCTTGCGCCACTGCAGGTGCACGGGCTGCACGGATGCCGTGATGCCCGCCTCGCCCAGCCTGGCGACGTCGCGGTCCGTGACGAGCTCCAGATGCTCGATGCGGTGCGGGGCACCGCGCCGCGAGTGCACGCCCGCCTTGACGTACGCGTCGATGGTGGTGCCGACCGCCCGGTCGCCGATCGCATGGGTGGCGATCTGGAAGCCGGCGGCGCTGTAGCGCTGCACGACCCGTTCGAACTCGTCGGCATCCTGCCAGAACGAGACCAGGCCGTCGCCCTGCAGATCGGGCTCGTACAGCCAGCCGGTTCCGGTGTCGATGACGCCGTCGTTGAAGAGCTTGATGAGATCGCCGCGCCACCGTCTGCCGTGCCGTCCCAGCTGGGCGAGGTAGGACTGCGTGATCTCCTCGTCGAAGCCGGGGTTGTGGGCGAGGGCCGACACGATGCGCACCGGAAGCCCGTCCCGCGTGGCGTCGATCTCGTCGAGGAGGTCGAGTGAGGCGAGCTTGCCGTCCATGATGCAACCGCCGGTGATGCCGGTGGCCGCGAGGCCGCCGAGAATGCGCTGCACCTCGGCGACCGTCTGGGCGGTGGTGAGCTGGGGCGCAGTCTTCAGCACGATGTCGAAGGCGGAGTCCTCGCGGAGCTCGCCCGTCGGGCGGCCGGAGCCGTCGACGATGATCTCGGAGGTGTCGGTGAAGCGGCGCGCGCCGGTGATGCCGGCACGGGCGAGGGCGGCGGTGCTGGCGAGGGCGGTGTGACCGTCGAAGAACATCAGGAAGGCGGGGAGCCCGCCGACGGCGTCATCGATGGCCGCCGCCGTCATCGGCAGCGTGGTGAACACGTCGTAGTCGATGTTCCAGACCCGCACCCAGTCGCTGGACTCCTCGGAGCGGACCCGCGCGGCCTCGGCGCGCAGGAGCGCGAGGAACGCCTCCGGAGCCGTCACTCCCCCGGCATCCACGCCGACGGCGAGTTCTGTGCCCTGAATCGGGTGCATGTGGGCGTCGATGATGCCGGGGGTCGCGGTTCCGCCCCGGGCATCGAGGATGCGCGTCGATGCACCGCGGTACTCCGTCAGTGAGGACGCGTCTCCGACAGCGATGATCCGGCCGCCACGGACGGCGATGGCTTCGGCGAACGGCTGGCGTGGGTTGAGCGTGATGACGCGCGCATTGAAGAGAATGGTGTCGGCGAATACGCGATCCATACGCGGTGACCTTTCGGGATGGAACGGCATTTATTTAATGCCATTAAATAAGCTGGGCCTAAGCTACACCCGAGACGAATCGTGCACAATCCCGAGAGGCGAACATGGTGAGTTCCCCCCGCAGCGCCGGACGACCGCGCATCAGCGTACTGAGCGCGGAGCAGATCATCGACGCAGCCTTCGACCTGGTGCGAACCGCCGGTCCAAGCGGCTTCACGATGGCCGGCCTCGCGAGGGCGCTCTCCGTGCAGCCGCCTGCCCTGTACCACTACTTCGCCGGCAAGGACGAGGTCGTGCGTGCGATGCGCGGACGAATCGCAGACATGATCGACGTCAGCGGATTCACCGCCGGGCCGGCCGAGCGTTCCCCCGGTGCATTCAGCGACGCCGTGCTCCGATGGGCGCACTCCTACCGAGAGGCATTCCTCTCCTACCCGGCCGGCATCGCACTGCTCGCGACGACGGCGATCGACGGCCAGGAGCGGTCAGTGGCGAACTACGAGGCGATGACCGTCGCCTTCCTCGGGGACGGGTGGCCGGAGGCGATGATCGTCGACGCCATCGTGGTCATGGAGTCATACATCCTGGGCTCGGCCCTCGACGCGCTGGCCCCCGAGGACATCATGTCCCCCGGGGCCAGCGCAGCCGGTGCGCCGCACTTCGCGCGGGCGGAAGGTCTCCGCACCCGCAATGCCGCGGAGCGCGGCATCCGCACGAGCGACCAGGCCTTCTCGCTCGGAATCGGCGCGTTGCTGACCGGCCTTCGTTCAACGGCCGGACTGGCGTAGGGCCGACCGTCAGGACACGGCGGTCGGCGGTGCTCCGGGTGGGACGGCCGGCGTTCCGGCGTCCGTCTGCGGGTTCACCAGCACGTCGTCGAACGTCGCCTTCTCCTCCGCCGTGCGCTGGTCCCATGCTGGCCGGCGCAACGCATAGAAGATGAGCGGCGGCACGCCGAGCACGATCACCACGCCCCCGACCAGCACCGGGTACACCCAGCCCGGTGCACCTCCGCCGAAGCCGTCGGGCGGGATGAATCCCAGGCCGAACGCGGCGAGGCAGGCGAGGAACCCGATGCCAGCGATCAGGCTCATCGCCGGGACCCGGTAGGAGCGCACCACGTGGGGCTGTTTCGCACGGAGCCTGATGGCCGCGGCGAACATCATCATGTACATGACCAGGTAGAGCGCTGCGGCCATGTCGACGAGCAGGATGAACGCCGTGTTGATGTTCGGCACGAAGAGGAACAACGACGCGAGCAGCGTCACCACGATGCCCTGCACGGTGAGGATGCCGACCTGCACGCCCGCCTTGTTCCTCCGCTGCAGGAACACCGGCAGATATCCGCTGCGCGCGGCGGCGAGGAGCCCGCGTGACGGGCCGGCGATCCAGGTCACGACCGAGGCGAAGGCTCCGAGTGCGATGAGCAGCGACAGGACGGGCGTCAGCCAGGACACACCGAAGGCATCGAAATACGCCTTGAACGCGAGATTGATGCCGGTGGTGAGCCCGAGTTGATCGGACGGGACGACGAGTCCGATCGCAATCGTGGGCACGATGAAGATGCCGAGAATCAGGATCGACGCGATGAGGATGGTCTTCGGGTATTGCTTCCCCGGATTCTTCAGATCGTTGGCGTGCACCGCGTTGACCTCCATGCCCGCGTACGCGAGCACGTTGGACACGATGAGCACGATCGACGCCAGCCCCGTGAACGGCGGGATGACCGATGCGGCGGTGAGCGGGATCTGGCTCGGCTGACCGCTCGCGACCCAGAAGATGCCGAAGATGATCAGCAGCAGGCCGGGGAAGATCGTGCCAGCGAGGCCGCTCCAGGATCCCACCTTGGCGAACAGATTGCCGCCCTTCAGCGTGATGAAGGTCGAGAACCAGTACAGCACGAGGATGATGACCGCCGTGTAGAGGCCGGAGTTCGCCAGATTCGGGTCGAGGAACACGAAGGCGAGCGATGCGGCGATGAAGGCGATCTGCGTCGGGTACCAGACGACGTTCTGCACCCACTGCAGCCAGATCGCCTGGAATCCCCACCGTTCGCCGAAGGCCTCGCGCACCCAGGTGAAGACGCCGCCCTTCCATCCGGTGGCGAGTTCGGCCGCGACGAGTGCCGTCGGCACGAGAAACAGGATCGCGGGAATGATGAACAGCGTGATCGCGCCGAGGCCGAAGCCGGCCATGGCCGGCAGGCTGCGGAGCGATGCGACGGCGACGACGGTGAGGATCGCCAGCTGTGTGAGACTCATGAACTTGTT encodes:
- a CDS encoding amino acid permease, whose protein sequence is MTSIDDKAAASASAPKRADGTLAPAPEHVKPHPFGAVPHKPAIGSPGTTANKFMSLTQLAILTVVAVASLRSLPAMAGFGLGAITLFIIPAILFLVPTALVAAELATGWKGGVFTWVREAFGERWGFQAIWLQWVQNVVWYPTQIAFIAASLAFVFLDPNLANSGLYTAVIILVLYWFSTFITLKGGNLFAKVGSWSGLAGTIFPGLLLIIFGIFWVASGQPSQIPLTAASVIPPFTGLASIVLIVSNVLAYAGMEVNAVHANDLKNPGKQYPKTILIASILILGIFIVPTIAIGLVVPSDQLGLTTGINLAFKAYFDAFGVSWLTPVLSLLIALGAFASVVTWIAGPSRGLLAAARSGYLPVFLQRRNKAGVQVGILTVQGIVVTLLASLFLFVPNINTAFILLVDMAAALYLVMYMMMFAAAIRLRAKQPHVVRSYRVPAMSLIAGIGFLACLAAFGLGFIPPDGFGGGAPGWVYPVLVGGVVIVLGVPPLIFYALRRPAWDQRTAEEKATFDDVLVNPQTDAGTPAVPPGAPPTAVS